CGTCGGGGGCAAGCCCGTGCTGCGGTTCGAGCGCACGCTCCGGCATCCGCCCGCGAAAGTGTGGCGCGCGATCACCGACCCCGCCGAAATGGCGAACTGGTTCCCGGCGTTGATCACCGCCGAGCCGAAGCCGGGCGCGAAGATGGAATTCACCTTCCCCGGCGAGGACGAGATCAGCTACGGCGAGATCCTCGAATACGACTCACCCAAGGTGTATGCCTTCCGCTGGAACTCCGACGTGCTGCGCTTCGAGCTTTTGCCCGCGGAAGCCGGATGCGTGCTGGTGTTCACGCACACCCTCGACGAGGGCGCGCACTTCACCGCGGCGCGCACCGCCGCGGGCTGGGACACCTGCCTCGCCGCGCTGCTGGCGCAGCTCGACGGGCGCACCGAGGAGCCGCTCGACCACCGCCCGCTCATGGTGTCCTACCTGCGTGAATTCGACCTGGCCCGCGGCGAGGTCACCGAGGACGGGGTGCGCTTCGTGCTCGACGTGGTGTGGCGCCCGTTCGACACCGTGTGGGCCGCGCTCAGCGGGGGGAAAACGGTTGAAATCGGGCAGAAGCCGCCGCTACCGTTCACCATCGGCCCGGTGCCCGCCGGCCAGGTCACCGCGGTGGACGCGCCGCGCGGCCTGACCTACCGGTGGTCGCACGACGGGGAGGACGCCGGGCTGGTGCGCTGGCGTCTGGTCCACGAACCCGAACTCGCCACCTACGTGGAGCTGACCCAGACAATCCCGGCGAAACTGTCGGGGGTGCGCGCTACCGTCCTTTCCGCCTGGCAGGAGCGCCTCGAGCAGTTGTTCGCCGACCTGCTCCGCGGAACTTGAAGATCGATGATCTACCCGATGGGGGTTCGATGGACTTGGCGATCGAGGCCGACGGCCTGGTGAAGACGTTCGGCAAAACGAGAGCGGTGGACGGGGTCGACCTCGCCGTGCCGGAGGGCCGTGTCTACGGCTTTCTCGGGCCCAACGGCGCGGGGAAGACGACGACCATCCGCATGCTCGCCACCCTGCTCAAACCGGACGGCGGCACGGCGCGGGTGTTCGGGCACGACCTGGCCACCGAGGCGGACGCGGTCCGCAGGCGGGTCAGCCTGACCGGCCAGTTCGCCTCGGTCGACGAGGACCTGTCCGGCATGGAGAACCTGGTGCTGCTGGCCAGGTTGCTGGGCTTCTCCCGGCCGTCGGCGAAGCAGCGGGCGACCGAGCTGCTCGAGGCGTTCGGGCTGGACGAGGCCGCCGAGCGGCTGGTGAAGACGTACTCGGGTGGCATGCGGCGGCGGATCGACATCGCCGCCAGCATCGTCATCGCCCCGGACCTGATGTTCCTCGACGAGCCGACCACCGGCCTCGACCCGCGCAGCCGCAACCAGGTCTGGGACATCGTGCGCGCGCTGGTCGCCGGCGGCACCACGGTCCTGCTGACCACGCAGTACCTGGAGGAGGCCGACCAGCTGGCCGACCGGATCGCGGTGATCGACCGGGGCAAGATCATCGCCGAGGGCACGTCGGGCCAGCTCAAGGCGTCGGTCGGCACCGGCGCGCTGCACGTCCGCGTGGCCGAGCCGGAGATGCGCGAGGAAGCGGGCCGGGTGCTCGGACGGGTGCTCGACGTGCCGGTCGAACTCGATTCCGATCCGGTGGCGCTGACCGTGCGCGTGCCCGAGCCGGACAAGGTGGCCGCGGCGCTGGCCGAACTGCCCGCCGCCGGGGTGCGGGTGGCCGCCTACTCGCTCGGCCAGCCGAGCCTGGACGAGGTGTTCCTGGCGCTCACCGGGCACACCGCCGAAGAGACCGAAGAAGAACTCGAGGGGAGCGTGGCATGACCACCACATCCGCGCAGGCAACGTCCAGCCAGGTGGTCGACGACGCGCTGCTCAAGGCGCTGGCGACCAGGGAGCGGCCGCCGAAGCCGAGCGCGCTGTCCACCTCGTTCACCTTCGGCTGGCGCGCGCTGCTCAAGATCAAGCACGTGCCGGACCAGCTGTTCGACGTGACCGCGTTCCCGATCATGATGACGCTGATGTTCACCTACCTGTTCGGTGGTGCGCTGGCCGGGTCCACCGACAACTACCTGCAGTTCTTCCTGCCGGGCATCCTGGTGCAGAGCGTCGTGATGATCACCATGTACACCGGCGTCGGCATCAACGAGGACATCTCGAAGGGCATCTTCGACCGGTTCCGCTCGCTGCCGATCTGGCGCCCGTCGGTGATCGTCGGCGCGTTGTTCGGCGACGCCGTGCGATACCTGCTCGGGGCCACGATCACCATTCTTCTGGGGCTGCTGCTCGGTTTCCGCCCGGAAGGCGGCTTTGTCGGCGTGGTCGCCGGGGTGGCCATGCTGCTGGTGTTCTCGTTCAGCCTGTCGTGGGTGTGGACGATGTTCGGGCTGAAGCTGTCCACGTCGAAGTCGGTGATGGGCTGGAGCATGATGGTGCTGATGCCGCTGACCTTCGGCAGCAACATCTACGTCGACCCGGCCACCATGCCGTCCTGGCTGCGCGCGGTGGTCGACATCAACCCGGTGACGCACCT
The genomic region above belongs to Amycolatopsis sp. YIM 10 and contains:
- a CDS encoding SRPBCC family protein, whose translation is MKAELNTVGGKPVLRFERTLRHPPAKVWRAITDPAEMANWFPALITAEPKPGAKMEFTFPGEDEISYGEILEYDSPKVYAFRWNSDVLRFELLPAEAGCVLVFTHTLDEGAHFTAARTAAGWDTCLAALLAQLDGRTEEPLDHRPLMVSYLREFDLARGEVTEDGVRFVLDVVWRPFDTVWAALSGGKTVEIGQKPPLPFTIGPVPAGQVTAVDAPRGLTYRWSHDGEDAGLVRWRLVHEPELATYVELTQTIPAKLSGVRATVLSAWQERLEQLFADLLRGT
- a CDS encoding ATP-binding cassette domain-containing protein — encoded protein: MDLAIEADGLVKTFGKTRAVDGVDLAVPEGRVYGFLGPNGAGKTTTIRMLATLLKPDGGTARVFGHDLATEADAVRRRVSLTGQFASVDEDLSGMENLVLLARLLGFSRPSAKQRATELLEAFGLDEAAERLVKTYSGGMRRRIDIAASIVIAPDLMFLDEPTTGLDPRSRNQVWDIVRALVAGGTTVLLTTQYLEEADQLADRIAVIDRGKIIAEGTSGQLKASVGTGALHVRVAEPEMREEAGRVLGRVLDVPVELDSDPVALTVRVPEPDKVAAALAELPAAGVRVAAYSLGQPSLDEVFLALTGHTAEETEEELEGSVA
- a CDS encoding ABC transporter permease, whose product is MTTTSAQATSSQVVDDALLKALATRERPPKPSALSTSFTFGWRALLKIKHVPDQLFDVTAFPIMMTLMFTYLFGGALAGSTDNYLQFFLPGILVQSVVMITMYTGVGINEDISKGIFDRFRSLPIWRPSVIVGALFGDAVRYLLGATITILLGLLLGFRPEGGFVGVVAGVAMLLVFSFSLSWVWTMFGLKLSTSKSVMGWSMMVLMPLTFGSNIYVDPATMPSWLRAVVDINPVTHLVSSVRGLMHGTVAGSDLLWVFGSCAVLIAVFGPITMRLYGRQR